GAGTAGGGGCGGCATGGAGTGAGTATATTGGCGTCTTCCGAATAGAAACAAGGCCGATATGACAGCCTAGCTAATCGGAGACTTTAACTGTTGAACACCTTGTCGGGCCGCCACTGTCGAAGCTTGGCGTCGAATCGCATTATGGCAACGAAGGCGCCGTCCGTACCGTAGGCTCTGATGCGCCCTGAGCCCGGTTCAGTTGAAGGCCCAACGCCTGGGGGTAGTGCTCTGCCATTGCGTATTGCAGACTGGTGTTGTTGGCCGACGATTATTGCCGGCATCGACTCGAGGACACTATCCGGGCCAATCAGCCAATCAGCCGTACGACCGGACTCTATCTCCCGCTGAGCATCCTCTAGTGAGACTGCATCGTCAATGTGAAAAGGCCCCGTCCTGCGGCGGACCAGCGACTTCATGTGACCTCCACATCCGAGCGCGTTCCCGAGATCGTGGGCGAGTGAACGAACGTAGAACCCCTTTCCACACACGATGTTCACCGTGGCAACTGGAGGGACCCACTCCGTAAGATAGATTTCGTGGACGACTACTGGCCTGGAGTCAAGCTCGACCTTGACACCTTCCCTGGCGAGATCATAGAGTCGCCTGCCCTGCCTCTTCAGCGCGCTGTACATGGGTGGGACCTGGGCGATCTCACCCTGGAAGTCTTCAAGTGCCGACTCTATCGCCTGGCGTGTGACGTGGGAGGCATCTCGATCAGCGGCAATGTCGCCCATCGCGTCATAGGTGTCCGTGGTCACTCCCATGTGAATACCACACGTGTACTCTTTCGAGCTGTCGAGCAGAAACTCCATGACTCGCGTTGCCTGTCCAATGCAAACAGGTATAACCCCCGTGGCTATTGGATCGAGGGTCCCGCCATGTCCGACGCCCTTCTTGACACCCAGGGCACGCTTGACGCGCCGAACGACCTCCATCGAGGTCATTCCATAGGGTTTGTCTACGTTGAGGATGCCCGAAGGCGGCCTGTCCGTCATATGGGCTGGGCTGAGTCCGATTCGGGAGGGATCTGGTCAGTAAGGCTATCGAGGAGGCGAAGCATTTCATTCCCCTCGTCGAGAGTTTCGTCTAGGACAAACCTGAGCAGAGGGACGTTGCGGGTCTCCAGCCTGCCCCTGAGCTGCCGTCGGATGAAACCGGAGGCATCTTCCAGGCCTGCGATAGCGTCCTCTTTCTCGCGCAGGTTACCGTAGACGCTCACGTACACCTTAGCGTGCTGAATATCGGCTGACGTGTCCACACGGGTAACGCTCATCTCAACGGCGACCCGAGGGTCTCTGACCTCGTTCCGGATCAGTTCGCTGAGATCACGTCGAATCAGGGAGTTTAGACGCTCGATTCTCCTGGACATGGACCGTAGCTGGCCTTATCTCACCTGCTCGGAGCGATACGCCTCTATGACGTCGTCGATCTCCCAGCCATTGAAGCGATCTAAGGTGACTCCACCCTCGAATCCGGTCGCTACCTCACGTACGTCATCCTGGAAGTGGCGCAAGCTCGAGATGGGGCCTTCAGCGATTAGATCACCGTTGCGTAGGACCCGCAACTTGGCACCACGAGCTATTCTGCCGTCATTGACGTAAATGCCGCCGACCTTGATGGACCTCCCGAGTGTAAAGACTGCTCTGACAGTTGCCCTGCCCTCGAGCACGTCCCTGTACACTGGCTCAAGCATTCCAGTAAGCGCCAGAGCGATATCTTCGGTCATGTGGTAGATGACGTCGTAGTTGCGTATCTCCACGCCCTCCTGGTTGGCAAGCGCCTGGGCACCCTGTTCCGGTGGGCTGTTAAAGCCAATGATGATCGCCTGGGACGCTACCGCGAGCAGTATGTCGCTTTCGGTGATTCCGCCGCTGGCGATGTGAACAATATTGACGCGCGTTTCGTCCGTGTTCAGGCGCTCCAATGCTCCCCTTACGGGCTCGACTGTGCCCTGGACGTCTGTCTTTAAAATCAGGTTGAGCGCCTTGACCTCGCCCAACTGGATGCGTGTGTGAACGTCATCCAGCGTAGGTCCTGACTGGCGTTCCCTTCGCATGTCCCGTTCGTACTCGGTTACCAGCTGCCGTGCCTCACGCTCGTCCTCGGCAACTTCAAAGAGTTCACCAGCTTCAGGAAGATCACTAAGGCCCAGAATCTCAACGGGGGTTGAAGGTCCAGCGGACTCGATTCGTTCGCCATTGGGGTCGAACATTGCCCTGACCTTGCCCCTGATTCCTCCGATGACGATATTGTCGCCAACCTCGAGAGTACCGGTCTGTATGAGAAGCGTGGCTACGCTGCCCCTGCTCTTGTCACGACGTGCGTCGACTACGACTCCCAGTGCATACCTTTCAGGATTGGCCTGAAATTCACTTACCTCTGAGAGTACAACCAGGTTGTCTACGAGGTCATCGACGCCTTCACCTTGCAGTGCCGACATCGGCACCGAAATAATGTCGCCCCCCCACTCCTCGATCAGCAGGTTCTGTTCAGCAAGCTGTCTCTTTACGCGTTCAGTGTCGGCATTGGGTAGATCGACCTTATTTATGGCCACGACAATAGGAACATCGGCTGCCCTGGCGTGGTCGATGGCCTCGATTGTCTGGGGCATGATGCCATCGTCGGCAGCAACGATCAGTACTGCAATGTCCGTGACCTGTGCGCCTCGGGCCCGCATCGCAGTAAATGCCTCATGCCCTGGTGTGTCTATGAAGGTGACCGTGGTCCCGTTGCGATCGATCTGATACGCGCCTATGTGCTGGGTTATTCCCCCTGCCTCCCCCTCCACCACGTTGGCGTTTCTGATTTTGTCCAGGAGAGTAGTCTTACCGTGGTCGACGTGACCCAGAATTGTAATCACTGGTGGTCTTGGGCGTAGCGCCTCCTGGTCCTCTTCCTCATCCGGAGAGATGACCAGAGAAGTAGAGCCGCTATCCACCTGGGACTCGGCATCAAGGGGAAGCACTCCAAATCCAAAGGCTGGGGCTACCAGGGATGCAATATCGTGCTCGATCACGTCGTTAATCGTGAACATATAGCCGTTGCGCATCAACTCTTTGATGACCTCAACGGCACCTACCTCCATCACGGAGGACAGGTCAGCAACGGTGACCGCAGCCGGGATGTCCAGAGGCTCGAGTCCCTGAAGCCTGATGGCCGTGGAGATCTCTTCGAGACTGTGTTCTCGAACTGCTGATCCCTGCTGGTTAGACTGTGCCTGTTCGGTTGTCATAGTGCCCCGTCCACCTACTGTCTCGAGCCTTTAGTCTACAGATTCTGTTACGGACGCGATTGCCACTGTGTTCAACAGGTTATTCCACTCGCCCTCGCCAATCCTGGTCTTTAGCGAGTGTTCCAGCCTGCCGCGCCTCAGTGACTCAGGGGCGGCTCTGCACTCCATGCAGAGGTAGGCCCCGCGCCCATTGAGCTTGCCACCCTGGTCGACTGTGACCTTACCTTCAGGCGGCGACACGATTCGCAGCAATTCCCTTTTCGCGGTCTTCAGCCCACAGGACACACAGGTTCTTAGAGGAATGCGTTTGCTCTTTACCATGGGCGAAACTCCATCCAATTCGCTCCAGGAAACAGCAGTAACTCGCTGCGGGTACTATCTCCGCCTTCTGACTGGCCTGCCCCGTCGACGGCTCCGCCCACGGGCGGGTGGCGGCGAGTCGGTGCTTCCATCTGCGTTGCCGGCCCTCCTTGTGCGCCTTGCCGTAACGCCACCTCTCAACCCGGCGATGTCCTCGGCAAACCTGATCTGGCTGGGCTCCGCCTGCCCTGCAGCAGTTGGGATTGCCCAGACATGCTCAGGTAGATCACGAAGCGAGGTCGCTTCGGCTTCCTTGGCGGCTTGAGCCTCGCGTTCCTGCTCCTCAGCTTCAAGTGCGGCGAGGAATTCTGCCTCCTCACGCTCGAGCTCGGCCAGGATTGCGGCTTCTTCGCGCTCTCGTTCAGCTTGCGCTGCAGCCTCAGCCTCTTCGTCCACGACTTCTTCAACTGGCGCTTCTTCAGGGACAGCCTCGACGATTGCCTCCGCAACCTCCTGAACGGCTGCTGCCGCCTCTGCGACCACGGCGTCCTCTGCAGTGGCAACAGCAAGTTCAGGCTCCACGGGCGGTGCTTCCTCCGGAGCTTCAGCAACGGCTGTGAGAGCCTCCTCCGCCTGGCGCGCCGCTTCTGCAGCTGCCTCTTCGGCGGCAATCCGAGCGCGCTCCAGTGCGAGCGCTTCGGCCTCGGTCGAACTCTTTATATCAACGCTCCATGCGGTAAGTTTGGCTGCCAGCCTGGCATTCTGCCCTTCTTTGCCGATTGCAAGGGAAAGCTGCCTGTCCGGGACCACGGCGATGGCCGCCTGACTTTCTGAGTCGAGTTCTACCCTGAGAA
This region of Dehalococcoidia bacterium genomic DNA includes:
- a CDS encoding YlxR family protein; the protein is MVKSKRIPLRTCVSCGLKTAKRELLRIVSPPEGKVTVDQGGKLNGRGAYLCMECRAAPESLRRGRLEHSLKTRIGEGEWNNLLNTVAIASVTESVD
- the rbfA gene encoding 30S ribosome-binding factor RbfA, whose protein sequence is MSRRIERLNSLIRRDLSELIRNEVRDPRVAVEMSVTRVDTSADIQHAKVYVSVYGNLREKEDAIAGLEDASGFIRRQLRGRLETRNVPLLRFVLDETLDEGNEMLRLLDSLTDQIPPESDSAQPI
- the infB gene encoding translation initiation factor IF-2, with the protein product MTTEQAQSNQQGSAVREHSLEEISTAIRLQGLEPLDIPAAVTVADLSSVMEVGAVEVIKELMRNGYMFTINDVIEHDIASLVAPAFGFGVLPLDAESQVDSGSTSLVISPDEEEDQEALRPRPPVITILGHVDHGKTTLLDKIRNANVVEGEAGGITQHIGAYQIDRNGTTVTFIDTPGHEAFTAMRARGAQVTDIAVLIVAADDGIMPQTIEAIDHARAADVPIVVAINKVDLPNADTERVKRQLAEQNLLIEEWGGDIISVPMSALQGEGVDDLVDNLVVLSEVSEFQANPERYALGVVVDARRDKSRGSVATLLIQTGTLEVGDNIVIGGIRGKVRAMFDPNGERIESAGPSTPVEILGLSDLPEAGELFEVAEDEREARQLVTEYERDMRRERQSGPTLDDVHTRIQLGEVKALNLILKTDVQGTVEPVRGALERLNTDETRVNIVHIASGGITESDILLAVASQAIIIGFNSPPEQGAQALANQEGVEIRNYDVIYHMTEDIALALTGMLEPVYRDVLEGRATVRAVFTLGRSIKVGGIYVNDGRIARGAKLRVLRNGDLIAEGPISSLRHFQDDVREVATGFEGGVTLDRFNGWEIDDVIEAYRSEQVR
- the truB gene encoding tRNA pseudouridine(55) synthase TruB, yielding MTDRPPSGILNVDKPYGMTSMEVVRRVKRALGVKKGVGHGGTLDPIATGVIPVCIGQATRVMEFLLDSSKEYTCGIHMGVTTDTYDAMGDIAADRDASHVTRQAIESALEDFQGEIAQVPPMYSALKRQGRRLYDLAREGVKVELDSRPVVVHEIYLTEWVPPVATVNIVCGKGFYVRSLAHDLGNALGCGGHMKSLVRRRTGPFHIDDAVSLEDAQREIESGRTADWLIGPDSVLESMPAIIVGQQHQSAIRNGRALPPGVGPSTEPGSGRIRAYGTDGAFVAIMRFDAKLRQWRPDKVFNS